The following DNA comes from Candidatus Manganitrophaceae bacterium.
GTTGCATCTTGGGAGACTGACCGATGATTGTTCCCATACTCTTCTGGATGGTCTCCCGGTAATATCTGTTTTCGGTAAGCAATCTTCTTTGTTCGAGTGCCTTTTCAACTTTTGTTTCCATTTCGATAAGCGAAAAGGGCTTGAGCAGATAATCAAAAGCCCCTTGGTGCATCGCTTCTACCGCTCTTTCAACAGTTCCAAAAGCAGTGATGATCATAACCTGCGTCAGAGGAAATTTTTCCTTAATCTTTCGAAGGAGATCAAGCCCGCTCATGCCTCCCATCTGAAAATCGGTAATGACCAGATCGGCTTCGGCCTCCTGAAAACGTTCCAGGGCTTCTTCTCCGCTCCAACATTCAATAACCTCATGGCCTTTGTCAGAAAAAAAACTGGCGAGAGAATGTCTTATCTTCTCGTTGTCGTCAATAATATATATGCGGATCATGTAACTTCCCTTTCTGGATGGACAGGAATCTCAATGAACAGTGTGCTTCCCTTCACCTCGTTATTTTTAATATAGATATTTCCACCATGACCTGTGATGATCCGATGAGAGATTGCCAAGCCCAAACCGGTCCCACTTCGTTTTGTGGTAAAGAAGGGTTGGAATATTTTTTTCATTCCTTCTTCCAGAATTCCCGGTCCGGTATCGGAGATACTTAGAATAATGCGATTGTCAGAAAGTTCTGAGGCGATAGTTAATTCTCCTAAGCCCTCCATTGCCTGGACTGCATTGAGGATAACATTAATCACGACACGCCGGAACTCATAAGGATCGACTCGGATCTTCGGGATATCCTCGGGTATGTTTTTTTGAATGGTAAGATTCACCTTTTTGAGGTCGGGAATGGCAATTCCAAGGGCCGCATCGACGATTTCTATTACAGGGGTTGGTTCCGGATGGAGTGAAGGTGATCTGGCGAAGCGTAGAAAGTCGGTGACGAATTGATTGAGATGTGCGACTTCTTCGATGACTTCCCCCGCCAGCTCTTTTTCTTCTTTCCCTTTACTCTTATGGGCAAAGATTTCAACAAGGGTCTGGATCGCGGCAAGTGGATTCCGAATTTCATGTGCCATACCTGCGGAAAGTTCTCCAAGCATGGCGAGTTGCTCTTTTAATTGGATCTCTTTCTGAAGTTTTCTGATCTCAGTCATGTCTGAAAAGACGGCCGTAGCGCCGATCTGATTTCCTTTTGAATCCCGCAAGAGGGAGGCCACGATGCCGATCCACCGCTTTCCTTCAGAAGGATCATCAATGGCGATTTCATCACGAAACATCTCACGTTCCGTCTTGATCGTACTCTGGATAATCTCGCCTAGAACTTGAAACGACCCCAGGCCGGTCTTGATCTCCTTGCCCAGAAGTTCAACCGCACGTATGCCCATGATCTCTTCAGCTGCCCGGTTGCAGGAGGTTACCCGCCCTTCGAGATCGATGCCAATCACCCCGCTCGGGATGCTTTTCAGAAGGGTTTGACTGTAGCCTTCCAAGTCCTCCACCCGGCTCTTTTCCTCCTGGTACATCTTCTTCAGCAAGGAATCCTTTATTTCCAGTTGGTCAATCATCCGGTTGAAGTGATTTCCCAAATCTCCCAATTCGTCGTTCCGGGAGAGGTTGACCTTTGGATAAGCACCTTCTTTGCCGACTTGCTCTGTGGCAGTTGCAAGGTGTTGAATCGGATGGATCATGGATCGGGAGAGAACAAAACTAATGAGGACTATACACCCGGCACAGATGAGTGTGATCCATAGGATCTGGCTCCGAATCTGGTCTACGATCAGCATAAAATCGACGCCGACCTCGACGCCGACGGCTGCGATAATTCGGCCTTGGCCGTCTTGTATCGGCGCATAACCGACTTTATAAAAACGTCCATCCACCCCACGGTACAGAATAGAAGAGACGCTGGTTCCGGACCACACCTTTTCAAGTTCGAGTGCGTCGATCTGGAGAAGGAGGTTCTCCTCGCCGATCCTTTGCGTTTCATCAAGGTCGACGATCATTCGATTGTCTCTGGTAAAGAGGTGAATATCTTTAATCTGTGTGGCTTCTTTGACTCTTAAAAGTTCATCTAACAAGAGGCGATACAGCGAGGTATTTTCGTCTCCCGGTTGAAGCCGTAGAAGGAAGTTCGGGTTGACTGAATGCGAGACAAGACGGGCGATCCCGACCAGGCGCCGGGAAAGCTCTGCATCAAGGGCATTTTTTGCAAAGCTGTAAAAAAACCACCCGCTCAGGGAAAGGACCGTCACGATCAGGAAGGTGTAAGGGATGATGAATTTGATGAATAAGCGGCTCTTAAAGGTATGAAGCTTTTTCTCCGCATGATCTTTCCTCATATCCTAAAAAGTTATCATAAAGGGGTGTCGGGCGCAAGGAAACCGGGGGCAGGGTATTATTTGCGCATCTGATTGAAAAGTGCGGTCTTTTCATCGCCAGTGACAGCGGATGGAGGAGGATTTTCAAACCAAACACAATTACGGCTGAGA
Coding sequences within:
- a CDS encoding HAMP domain-containing protein: MRKDHAEKKLHTFKSRLFIKFIIPYTFLIVTVLSLSGWFFYSFAKNALDAELSRRLVGIARLVSHSVNPNFLLRLQPGDENTSLYRLLLDELLRVKEATQIKDIHLFTRDNRMIVDLDETQRIGEENLLLQIDALELEKVWSGTSVSSILYRGVDGRFYKVGYAPIQDGQGRIIAAVGVEVGVDFMLIVDQIRSQILWITLICAGCIVLISFVLSRSMIHPIQHLATATEQVGKEGAYPKVNLSRNDELGDLGNHFNRMIDQLEIKDSLLKKMYQEEKSRVEDLEGYSQTLLKSIPSGVIGIDLEGRVTSCNRAAEEIMGIRAVELLGKEIKTGLGSFQVLGEIIQSTIKTEREMFRDEIAIDDPSEGKRWIGIVASLLRDSKGNQIGATAVFSDMTEIRKLQKEIQLKEQLAMLGELSAGMAHEIRNPLAAIQTLVEIFAHKSKGKEEKELAGEVIEEVAHLNQFVTDFLRFARSPSLHPEPTPVIEIVDAALGIAIPDLKKVNLTIQKNIPEDIPKIRVDPYEFRRVVINVILNAVQAMEGLGELTIASELSDNRIILSISDTGPGILEEGMKKIFQPFFTTKRSGTGLGLAISHRIITGHGGNIYIKNNEVKGSTLFIEIPVHPEREVT